The proteins below come from a single Triticum aestivum cultivar Chinese Spring chromosome 5D, IWGSC CS RefSeq v2.1, whole genome shotgun sequence genomic window:
- the LOC123125981 gene encoding chalcone--flavanone isomerase codes for MAVSELEVDGVVFPPLARPPGSEHAHFLAGAGVRGMEIGGNFIKFTAIGVYLQADAAVSALAAKWAGKPAADLASDAAFFRDVVTGEFEKFTRVTMILPLTGAQYSDKVTENCVAYWKATGVYTDAEAAAVDKFKEAFGPHSFAPGASILFTHSPAGLLTVAFSKDSSVPESGGVAIDNARLCEAVLESIIGEHGVSPAAKLSLATRVAELLEGAALAGGEPAAEAVSVSV; via the exons ATGGCCGTGTCGGAGCTCGAGGTCGACGGCGTCGTCTTCCCGCCGCTCGCCCGCCCGCCGGGCTCCGAGCACGCCCACTTTCTCGCCGGCGCAG GCGTGCGGGGGATGGAGATCGGGGGCAACTTCATCAAGTTCACGGCCATCGGCGTCTACCTgcaggccgacgccgccgtctCCGCGCTCGCCGCCAAGTGGGCCGGCAAGCCCGCCGCCGACCTCGCCTCCGACGCCGCCTTCTTCCGCGACGTCGTCACCG GCGAGTTCGAGAAGTTCACGAGGGTGACGATGATCCTGCCGCTGACGGGCGCGCAGTACTCGGACAAGGTGACGGAGAACTGCGTCGCCTACTGGAAGGCCACCGGCGTGTACACGGACGCCGAGGCCGCCGccgtcgacaagttcaaggaggcCTTCGGGCCCCACAGCTTCGCCCCCGGCGCGTCCATCCTCTTCACCCACTCCCCCGCCGGCCTCCTCACCGTCGCCTTCTCCAAGGACTCGTCCGTGCCGGAGTCCGGCGGCGTGGCCATCGACAACGCCCGGCTCTGCGAGGCCGTGCTGGAGTCCATCATCGGCGAGCACGGGGTGTCGCCGGCGGCCAAGCTCAGCCTGGCCACCAGGGTCGCCGAGCTGCTGGAGGGGGCCGCCCTCGCCGGCGGCGAGCCGGCCGCGGAGGCCGTGTCGGTTTCGGTGTGA